The Cydia pomonella isolate Wapato2018A chromosome 20, ilCydPomo1, whole genome shotgun sequence genome contains a region encoding:
- the LOC133529259 gene encoding histone-lysine N-methyltransferase SETMAR-like codes for MEIPEGHFRHILLFYFRKGNTAAQAHRKLCSVYGDDCLRERQCQNWFARFRSGIFDLKDEPRPGRPTVEKVDQILNEIEVDRYISSRDIAVKLNVDHKTVLNHLHKLGYQKKLDTWVPHELTLKNLMDRVSICESLLKRNEIKPFLKQMITGDEKWITYDSKVRKRSWLKPGETSQTVAKPVLTPRKVMLSVWWDWKGIVYHELLEPGQTINSTIYCQQLTRLKQAMEKIRPELINRKGVVFHHDNARPHISLVTRQKLIEFGWEVLMHPPYSPDLAPSDYHLFRSLQNSLNGVKLVSKEACENHLVQFFAQKPQKFYSDGIMILPEKWQKVIDQNGTYIID; via the coding sequence ATGGAGATTCCAGAAGGCCACTTTcgtcacattttacttttttacttcCGGAAAGGAAATACTGCAGCCCAGGCTCATCGAAAATTGTGTAGTGTTTATGGTGATGACTGCTTACGTGAACGCCAGTGTCAGAATTGGTTTGCTCGATTTCGTTCCGGAATCTTCGATCTTAAAGATGAACCTCGCCCTGGTCGGCCAACCGTTGAAAAAGTTGATCAAATTCTTAATGAAATCGAGGTAGACCGATATATTTCATCTCGTGACATTGCTGTGAAACTAAACGTCGACCATAAAACAGTTTTGAACCATTTACATAAGCTTGGATACCAAAAGAAGCTCGATACTTGGGTTCCACATGAATTAACATTGAAAAATTTAATGGACCGAGTTTCCATTTGTGAATCCCTGCTGAAACGAAACGAAATCAAgccatttttaaaacaaatgatTACGGGCGATGAAAAGTGGATCACGTACGACAGTAAGGTGCGAAAGAGATCGTGGTTGAAGCCCGGAGAAACTTCACAAACAGTAGCGAAGCCCGTATTGACGCCAAGGAAGGTGATGTTGAGTGTTTGGTGGGATTGGAAGGGTATTGTTTATCATGAGCTGCTCGAACCTGGCCAAACCATTAATTCAACTATCTACTGTCAACAACTAACGCGATTGAAGCAGGCGATGGAAAAAATTCGGCCAGAATTGATCAATAGGAAAGGCGTTGTCTTCCATCACGACAATGCTAGACCGCACATATCTTTAGTGACTCGTCAAAAGCTGATAGAGTTTGGCTGGGAAGTTTTAATGCATCCACCGTATAGCCCTGACCTTGCCCCGTCGGACTATCATTTGTTTCGGTCTCTGCAAAACTCTCTTAATGGTGTAAAGTTGGTTTCAAAAGAGGCTTGTGAAAATCACTTGGTTCAGTTTTTCGCCCAAAAACCTCAGAAATTCTACAGTGACGGAATTATGATTTTACCAGAAAAGTGGCAAAAGGTCATCGATCAAAACGGCACATATATCATTGATTAG